The nucleotide window TATATCCAAGTCCTTGGCAGGTACATCAAAAACAGCACCCAGTCCATCTGCAGTAAGAGCAAGACCTTGCACTGCATCGACCTTATCCTCAGGTACGAATCTCCTCAAGGTTCCAAATGCAAAGCTGACACAACCAACAAAAGCATAAATCAAACGACCAAACATGGGAAAAACACACTTGTGATGTTTAAAACATAGCTtagaagaattaaaaaaaagttgccAACAAAAAAAGATATGCCTAATTAAATATACACAAGTTCTTACGATGGGGTGAACATAGGCTTTCCTCCCTCAAGAATTAATGTAACATAACCCTCCATCGAAGTCAGTAGGGATCTGTTCTTTACCTCAGTATAACCCTGGAAATAACAGTTTCCCATATCAGaggaaataaattttaaaaggacAAAAATATGGAAGGGCGTGGTACTTACAACCGCCTTTGCAAGAGCTTTTGCGAGTAACTCAACAGCTGATAAACCAGAGTTGTTCAGAAGTTGCTCAGCAGCAGATTTGAATGCAGGAATCACACTGCATACATGACATGTGTTAGCAGCAGATGACAGTGTTAAACACAGTAAGATAATAAACATACGATATCACATGCATACCTGTCAGACACATCGGTAATCATTTCAGCAGCATCCCCACCCATTGCTTTGGCAATTTCATCAGGCTGAGGAGCAGATACATGTTCAAATTTAATACCTGCTTCTCTTTCTATTTTAGCTATATTCGACCTTCTGGGATCATAAAGCATCACAGCAACTCCAGTGTtgcctaagaaaaaaaaaccaaagcaacTATATAAACCAAAATTTTCCATTTAAAAAAGACTATAAGCCAAAACTtcaacaagaatatcaaaataaaataaatttgattcaGAATATCAGATATACCAGCTCTTCCTGTCCGCCCAGATCGATGTATATATGCTTCTACATCCCGCGGAGGCTCACactaaaacaaatttgattcAGAATATCAGATAAAAGGGAATATGACAAATGGTTTAttgtaatatatattatatatgaacaAGTGTACCTGGATAATCAACTGAACATCATTGATGTCAAGACCTCTGGCCGCAACATTGGTGGCCACCAATGTCATGAATTTCCCAGATCTAAAGCCTTTCAACGTAATCTGAAAGTCACAGAAAACAGTTCAGAGAAAACAATAGAGTAATAATGACAGGCATACACAAACTATATTGCTAAGGCTaacaatttaaatttagaaTCAAACACATTAGTCATAAATAATTTACAGACCCATTAACATTCATTCAATGAAGATATCCAGAACCAAGAATCGTATCAATTCATAGCTCACCTCACGTTGTGACTGCTGTATGTCACCATGGAGAGCTCTTGCTCCAGGCAACAATCCAGCAAGCTCAGAAGCAGACTCCTTTTTCTCCGCAAATATAATTGTCCGGCCTCCACTGAAACAGACCACATGCCAACatataaacaacatataaacTTTGAGGTTTCTAAAATGCATCATTTATATAGTATTAAGTCACAAAATGAATATTTAAAAATCACCTGCTATAACAGCGAATAATATCAGGGATAAGCTGTGCCCTGGCAGTACTACTACATGGAAGGATAATATGCCTAACATTGGTGCTGgctttcattttctcatttCCAACAAGATCTGCAGTTTTCTTATCTGATTTCAGAAATTTCGTAGAAATCTGGCAACAGAAAATTTCTAGATAAGGGAACAGttcaaataaataacaaatagacagacacaaacaacaaattttgaACAAGATTCATAGACACATACTTGCTTAACCCAGCTTGGCAAAGTAGCACTGAAAAGAAGTGTCTGAACTTTGGTAACATCTTGTACCTTGCCTGTAAAAATCAAATACAAACCCATTGTAATACCAAAAATGTTGTGCAAACTAAAAAACTGAACAAACATAAATTGAGTGATATGAAGTAGACAGTTCCACACAGTAGTTAATATGAGAAATGATTTTGAGGAAATGTGTTAGCTGGGTTTCCATTAAAAATGGAGAAGCTTGGAAGGGCTTGCTTAGATTtgtcataaaacataaacgatCAAGTTGAGTTTGAAATAACTAGTTAAAATATAACTAGTAAAAATATTAGCATACgctaataagctgttttcagctgaatgtcataagctgttttcagctgaATGTCATAAGCTCTTCAAGATGAGAACATACATAAAGAACCTATGTGCACAGCTTATGTGGAGTTTAATTCCATTTCCTCAATTATATAAACTTACAAATGCCCCTTATATTATACAATATTAACAAGAGCTTAATTTGTTTACACAAATGCCCCTTATATGTTTAAGCTGTTGTCTTATCTAGAAATTTCTTATCTAGATATAACAAGTGATTAATTAATCTATCTATCCAAATTCCTCTTGATCGCATACAATTGCAGTGTTGCTCCAAGTTAACAGAACCACATGATTTGTGGGAAATAAGAAAGAGATAGACTGACAACTGACGATGAGCAACAGGTTCATCCAATGTAAAATAACGAAGGAAAACAAGAGTATTATTGAAGTTGGACTGTAGACAACATCACAGTTAGATAACCATAACCTTATTTAGATCACATGAATACGCATAAAACAAGCCAATACCTAGAATGagttcaacatcatcaacaaaaccCATCCTCAACATCTCATCTGCCTCGTCAAGGACACGGAACTTCAGGTGGCTCAGGTCAATATTCCCCCTCTCGATATGATCCTATAAAACAAATCACTTACAGTTAAGCTTCTATCTATAGTTATCCTTCTGTCCATGATATAAAAAAACTAGTCACATGAAACAAAacataactaaaataaatagtAACT belongs to Medicago truncatula cultivar Jemalong A17 chromosome 6, MtrunA17r5.0-ANR, whole genome shotgun sequence and includes:
- the LOC25496562 gene encoding DEAD-box ATP-dependent RNA helicase 7; the encoded protein is MPSLPITNDTVSMESPKSKSSKKKKLLQNDVVSEVEAVSAKKKESSKKRKKSSDDDEETKSDISSEEGSRKVKKEKKKKKSKVEDEEIVEEEEVAVKKDDPNAVSNFRISEPLRMKLKENKIEALFPIQAMTFNTILDGSDLVGRARTGQGKTLAFVLPILESLTNGPAKSVRKTGYGRVPSVIVLLPTRELANQVYADFELYGSSLGLSACAVYGGAPYGAQETKLRRGVDIVIGTPGRIKDHIERGNIDLSHLKFRVLDEADEMLRMGFVDDVELILGKVQDVTKVQTLLFSATLPSWVKQISTKFLKSDKKTADLVGNEKMKASTNVRHIILPCSSTARAQLIPDIIRCYSSGGRTIIFAEKKESASELAGLLPGARALHGDIQQSQREITLKGFRSGKFMTLVATNVAARGLDINDVQLIIQCEPPRDVEAYIHRSGRTGRAGNTGVAVMLYDPRRSNIAKIEREAGIKFEHVSAPQPDEIAKAMGGDAAEMITDVSDSVIPAFKSAAEQLLNNSGLSAVELLAKALAKAVGYTEVKNRSLLTSMEGYVTLILEGGKPMFTPSFAFGTLRRFVPEDKVDAVQGLALTADGLGAVFDVPAKDLDIFLSSQKNAVNVSLKVAKELPSLQQREESSGRRFGGGRGFSGGRGGGGYRFGGRGGGGGGGRGYGGGRGGGNRW